A stretch of the SAR86 cluster bacterium genome encodes the following:
- a CDS encoding outer membrane protein assembly factor BamD: MLLLLVSSCSSNEEMPDERLVEKELYDQAQTRLKNGSFSTAILSLEALESRFPFGRYAEQAQAELIYAYYMNSQFEASQSAAERFINLHPRHSHTGYAFYMKGLAAFTDDSGLFSRYFQSDLAKREVVMAQTSFGELSEFISRYPESKYVPHAKQRMIYLRNLLAEHEIYVADFYMKRGAYLAAIGRAKYVIENLPNTPQTPFALSILVEAYEILEYEDLRKTSLEILNANYPNFDFQGNESVKERSWANILTLGLIGKEDIKRPTADTP; encoded by the coding sequence ATGCTTTTGCTTTTAGTTTCCTCATGTTCATCAAATGAGGAAATGCCTGATGAGCGATTAGTAGAAAAAGAACTTTATGATCAAGCCCAAACTCGATTAAAAAATGGAAGCTTTTCAACTGCCATCTTGAGCTTAGAAGCCCTGGAATCGAGATTCCCTTTTGGTAGATATGCTGAGCAAGCGCAAGCAGAACTCATTTACGCTTATTATATGAATTCTCAATTTGAAGCCAGTCAATCAGCTGCTGAAAGATTTATAAATCTTCATCCAAGGCATTCTCATACTGGTTATGCCTTTTATATGAAAGGCCTTGCAGCCTTCACAGATGATTCAGGCTTATTTTCAAGATATTTTCAATCTGACTTAGCGAAAAGAGAGGTCGTAATGGCTCAAACCTCCTTTGGTGAACTATCAGAATTCATTTCCAGATATCCAGAGAGTAAATATGTTCCTCATGCAAAACAAAGAATGATTTATTTAAGAAATCTTTTAGCTGAACACGAGATATATGTTGCTGACTTTTATATGAAAAGAGGCGCCTATCTAGCTGCAATAGGTAGAGCAAAATATGTAATAGAAAATTTACCAAACACCCCGCAGACTCCTTTTGCTCTCTCAATCCTAGTTGAGGCTTATGAAATACTTGAGTATGAAGATTTAAGAAAAACAAGCTTAGAAATACTTAATGCTAATTATCCAAACTTTGATTTTCAAGGAAATGAATCAGTTAAAGAAAGGTCATGGGCTAATATTCTTACCTTAGGCCTAATAGGCAAAGAAGATATAAAAAGACCTACTGCCGATACTCCCTAA